The sequence below is a genomic window from Acetivibrio clariflavus DSM 19732.
CTTGCACCTAAGCTTATATCCCCATGGTATCTGGTTTTGTCGACTATTTCTACAATATAATCGCTTATTGTTTTGTCAACAAATACTTGTTTTACTTTGTGCTGAATTGAAATTATATCTTTACCGGAAGCAACAGGCATTAGCCCATGGACCGGGTTGGAAATCTGAAATCTTGCAAGAATTCGACTTTCATCCTCTTTTGAAGGATAACCTATTGAAACTTTCATAAAAAAACGGTCAAGCTGAGCTTCAGGAAGAGGATATGTACCAAGGTATTCTATGGGATTTTGGGTTGCCAGAACCATAAACGGCTTTGGTACATAGTAAGTTTTTCCGTCAACTGTAACCTGTTTTTCTTCCATAACTTCAAGCAGGCTTGACTGTGTTTTGGGTGAAGTTCTGTTTATCTCGTCTGCTAAAATAATATTGCTCATAATACTCCCAGGATGAAATTCAAAGGTCCCTTCCTTTTGATTATACATTGAAAAACCTGTTATATCCGACGGCAGTATATCAGGAGTAAATTGTATTCTCTTAAAGGAAGCATCGATTGATTTGGACAAAGAAGATACGAGGGTGGTTTTGCCTACCCCCGGTACATCTTCTATTAAAACATGCCCATCACAAATAAGGGATATCAATATAAGTTCAATTACATTTTTCTTTCCGATTATTACATTTTCCACATTAGCAACAATTTTTTTTAAAAGTCTTACCGACTCATCCATAATATGTCTCCTTGCTTAATTTTATGTACTCATTAGTATTATAAATCAATCTGTCCATAAATCAATGGAAGGTTGTCCCACAATATATTGTGGCTAAAATGTAGATGAAAACCGTTAACTTCAACCTGTGGTTATAAGTCAAGTGTTTTGATGACACTTTTGAGTGCTTCACCGGATTTTTTCAGTAATTTGTTTTCTTCATCGCTAAGTTCCACATTAAGTATTCTTTCTATTCCGTTTTTATTTACAATTGTAGGGACGCTTAAGCATACATCCTCGATACCGTATTGTCCTTCTAAAAGACTCGAAACTGTAAGTATGGAATTTTCGTCTCTTACAATGGCTTCTACAATTCTTCTTACTGCAAGGGCAACTGCATAATAGGTAGCACCCTTTTTCTTTATTATTTCATAGGCTGCATTTTTCACATTCTCATATATGATCTTCCTGGATAGCTTGTCTTTGCAGCCATGACATTCATCGCAATACTTGTCCACCGGAATACCGGCAATATTGGCAATACTCCATGTGGCAACTTCGGTATCTCCATGTTCACCCAAAATATAGGCGTGAACATTTCTTGGATCAACACCGGTATGCTCTCCGATAAGGTATCTGAATCTTGCACTGTCTAATACAGTTCCTGAGCCGATAACCTTGTTTTTAGGAAAACCCGAAATTTTATATGTAACATAAGTGAGTATATCAACGGGGTTTGTAACTACAAGAAGTATGCAGTCGTTATTGTATTTTATAACTTCACCTACAATTCCTTTGAAAATTGCAGTATTTTTATGTACCAGATCTATGCGGGTTTCTCCTTCTTTTTGATTGGCACCGGCTGTAATAATGACAATATCGGAGCCTTTGCAGTCACTGTAATCTCCATTGTATATTTTTACAGGTCTGACAAAGGGCATTCCGTGATTCATATCCATTACTTCGCCTTCTGCCTTATCCTTGTTTATATCTATTAACACTATTTCCGATACAAGTCCGCTTGTCATCAAAGTATATGCTGTAGTCGAACCAACAAAACCTGCGCCTATTACTGTTACTTTTTTAATTACTTTATCATTCATAGTAGTTTCCCTCCAGTCCATTGTGCTAGCGTTATTTTAAGCATCATATAATTATTCTGAATTTTGCAAACATCAAAAATACAGTTTGTTTTTCATCAAATGTCGGCTTATGCAGAATAATATATCGCAAACAAGGTTAAAAAATTATAATTGCAAGTTTTAACGTTACACGCTGAAAATCTTTTAATTTAAAATTAACTTATTATTATATTATACCTTATACTGCAAAATGTAAAACATATTATAGCAATTTTTTCAAAAAACTAAACGGAACTTATATTTCATGACTGGAATTGATATAATATTCCAGTTGCACTTAAATTGTCTTATTATTTTTTTGAAAAGACTTGTAGATGAATCAATTTAGAATTAAAATTTTAGTGATATTGCTTTACTGACTTCGATAATCTTAATGCGGAATTATTTTATAGCTTTTTTGATAACAATTAATATTCATTAAATAATATTTATAGGGGATAGGACTATGGATGCTGAAATTTTAGCTGTGGGAACGGAACTTTTAATGGGACAGATTGCAAACACTAATGCCCAGTATATATCACAGAGGTTAAACGATATTGGAATAAATGTATATTATCACAGTGTTGTGGGAGATAACCCCGTAAGGCTCAAATCAGCTCTAGAATTGGCTTTAAAGCGCTCTGATGTTGTTATAATGACAGGAGGATTGGGGCCTACCCAGGATGATCTGACAAAAGAGACCGTTTCCGAAATTATGGGTAAAAAACTTGTACTGCACGATGAAAGTCTGAAAAGAATAGAGAATTATTTTAAAAGGTTAAACCGGCCTTTAACGAAGAACAATATAAAACAGGCATATCTTCCTGAAGATTGTTTGGTAATAAAAAACGATAACGGTACAGCTCCAGGCTGTATCATAGAAAAGGAAAATAAAATAGTTGTAATGCTGCCGGGACCTCCTTCCGAAATGAGGCCCATGCTTGATGACACTGTTATACCTTATTTTAAGTCGAAATCGCAGGAAAAAATTGTATCCAAATATTTGAGAATATTTGGTATAGGAGAGTCTTTGCTTGAAGAGAAGTTAATGCACCTTATTGAAAAGCAGGATAATGTGACTATAGCAACCTATGCAAAAGAAGGGGAAGTCACCATAAGAATAACCAACAAGAGTAATGATGAGGCTGTGGCTTTAAGGGAACTTGCCCATGTAGAGGAAGAAATTGCAAAAGTAGTGGGCGATGCTTTGTACAGTGATGAAGACAAGGAATTATATCAGATAGTTGGAGAAATGCTGATTAATAAAGGAATAACCATAGCTTTTGCTGAATCTTGTACCGGAGGGCTTATTAGTTCTGTAATTACGGATATACCGGGAATTTCTGCTGTATTTGACCGGGCAGTTGTGTCCTATAGTAACAAATCAAAGGTTGAAAATCTTGGTGTTAAGCAGGAGACTCTCGATAAATTCGGGGCAGTGAGCAGAGAGACTGCCGTCGAAATGGCTGAAGGTATAAGAAAGGTGGCTGGGACCGATTTGGGACTTTCGGTTACCGGAATTGCAGGACCGGGTGGAGGTACCGAATTTAAACCGGTGGGATTGGTTTATATTGCTTTAGCCTCAAAAAACGGAACTGCATGCAAAGAATTAAGGCTTGCCGGAAATCGGAGAAAGATTCGAAACTATACGGTACTGAATGCTTTTGATATGATTAGAAGATGGCTAATGAATGAAAGC
It includes:
- a CDS encoding AAA family ATPase, encoding MDESVRLLKKIVANVENVIIGKKNVIELILISLICDGHVLIEDVPGVGKTTLVSSLSKSIDASFKRIQFTPDILPSDITGFSMYNQKEGTFEFHPGSIMSNIILADEINRTSPKTQSSLLEVMEEKQVTVDGKTYYVPKPFMVLATQNPIEYLGTYPLPEAQLDRFFMKVSIGYPSKEDESRILARFQISNPVHGLMPVASGKDIISIQHKVKQVFVDKTISDYIVEIVDKTRYHGDISLGASPRASLSLFRAAQAWAFYNGRSFVLPEDVKYMAVPVLSHRIVLKQEARLKKISPEEIIRSILQAIKITLVENYG
- a CDS encoding L-lactate dehydrogenase codes for the protein MNDKVIKKVTVIGAGFVGSTTAYTLMTSGLVSEIVLIDINKDKAEGEVMDMNHGMPFVRPVKIYNGDYSDCKGSDIVIITAGANQKEGETRIDLVHKNTAIFKGIVGEVIKYNNDCILLVVTNPVDILTYVTYKISGFPKNKVIGSGTVLDSARFRYLIGEHTGVDPRNVHAYILGEHGDTEVATWSIANIAGIPVDKYCDECHGCKDKLSRKIIYENVKNAAYEIIKKKGATYYAVALAVRRIVEAIVRDENSILTVSSLLEGQYGIEDVCLSVPTIVNKNGIERILNVELSDEENKLLKKSGEALKSVIKTLDL
- a CDS encoding competence/damage-inducible protein A, translated to MDAEILAVGTELLMGQIANTNAQYISQRLNDIGINVYYHSVVGDNPVRLKSALELALKRSDVVIMTGGLGPTQDDLTKETVSEIMGKKLVLHDESLKRIENYFKRLNRPLTKNNIKQAYLPEDCLVIKNDNGTAPGCIIEKENKIVVMLPGPPSEMRPMLDDTVIPYFKSKSQEKIVSKYLRIFGIGESLLEEKLMHLIEKQDNVTIATYAKEGEVTIRITNKSNDEAVALRELAHVEEEIAKVVGDALYSDEDKELYQIVGEMLINKGITIAFAESCTGGLISSVITDIPGISAVFDRAVVSYSNKSKVENLGVKQETLDKFGAVSRETAVEMAEGIRKVAGTDLGLSVTGIAGPGGGTEFKPVGLVYIALASKNGTACKELRLAGNRRKIRNYTVLNAFDMIRRWLMNESNN